One Nicotiana tomentosiformis chromosome 4, ASM39032v3, whole genome shotgun sequence genomic window carries:
- the LOC138910117 gene encoding uncharacterized protein, whose amino-acid sequence MRGMHPWNQKDSRHEHQGTFGHRRFRFVDPPSPRTMVNQECQDIVVHALREGDAQEVHKDRVQACPQNSERVRKRLASLSSMIQYPDKNYVDPIEVEIKDQYAYFFHVNEEPDGKPWYHDIKKFLATQEYQKMLPMVKSESPGGWQTTFSSTAIDYFTKWVEASTYKAVTKNVVVYFVRNKIVCRFGMPESIIAYNAANLNNDLMREIYDKFKIIHHNSTAYRPQMNGAVEAANKNIKRILRKIVDNYRQWHEKLPFALLGYQTTMITSTGETTCMLVYGTKAVIPVEVEIQSLRVIQEAKLDDAEWIRVKQEQLMFIDEKRMNALCHGRLYQNRMASAFNKRVKPRQFSLGQLVPKKIFPYQEEAKRAFAPNWKGPYVVRRALSGGALIIVEIDGRVSTKPINPDAIKRYYA is encoded by the exons ATGCGAGGCATGCATCCTTGGAATCAGAAAGACAGTCGACATGAACATCAaggaacttttggtcataggagattccGATTTGTTGATCCACCAAGTCCAAGGACAATGGTCaaccaagaatgtcaagatatTGTCGTACATGCACTGCGTGAAGGAGATgcgcaagaagttcacaaagatagagttcaggCATGTCCCCAGAATTCAGAACGGGTTCGCAAACGCCTCGCATCCTTATCATCTATGATTCAGTATCCAGACAAGAACTACGTTGACCCCATCGAGGTAGAAATCAAGGATCAATATGCCTATTTCTTCCATGTGAATGAAGAACCAGATGGTAAACCTTGGTATCACGACATCAAGAAGTTCCTTGCGACCCAGGAGTACCAGAAAATGCTACCAATGGTCAAAAGCGAATCCCCGGGAGGTTGGCAAACCACCTTTTCCTCAACAG CCATCGActatttcaccaaatgggtcgaggcatcTACTTACAAGGCAGTGACAAAGAATGTAGTGGTGTATTTTGTCCGGAATAAAATCGTTTGCAGATTTGGGATGCCAGAGTCCATCATTGCCTACAATGCCGCTAACCTCAATAAcgacctcatgagagaaatctacgataagttcaaaatcatccacCATAATTCCACGGCCTAcagaccacaaatgaatggggcagtcgaggcagctaacaagaatatcaagagaattctgcgaaagatagtggacaattacagacaatggcacgagaagttaccttTTGCCTTATTAGGTTACCAGACTACCATGATAACATCTACTGGGGAAACGACATGCATGTTGGTATACGGCACTAAAGCAGTGATACCCGTAGAAGTAGAAATACAGTCCTTAAGAGTCATTCAAGAAGCAAAATTGGACGATGCAGAGTGGATACGCGTCAAGCAAGAACAACTCATGTTCATTGAtgagaaaagaatgaatgcacTATGTCATGGCCGGCTATACCAAAACAGGATGGCTAGTGCATTTAACAAAAGAGTGAAGCCTCGCCAATTCTCACTGGGGCAGTTGGTTCCAAAGAAAATCTTTCCCTATCAAGAAGAAGCTAAAAGGGCGTTTGCACCGAACTGGAAAGGTCCTTACGTGGTCCGCAGAGCACTGTCTGGTGGAGCTCTAATCATAGTAGAAATAGATGGAAGAGTCAGCACAAAGCCAATCAACCCGGATgcaatcaagagatattatgcctaa